One genomic window of Geodermatophilus sp. DSM 44513 includes the following:
- the pcrA gene encoding DNA helicase PcrA yields the protein MSSAQQALPGTASLPRSATGQVGRELDRMLAGLNGPQRQAVVHEGSPLLIVAGAGSGKTRVLTHRIAYLLGARGVQPGEVLAITFTNKAAGEMKERVAALVGPRARAMWVSTFHSMCVRILRAEAAKLGMKSSFTIYDQGDSVRLMTMVARDLDLDAKRYPGRSLAAQVSNLKNELVDEESFTPATAPEKVLAEAYTLYQRRLREAHAMDFDDLIMTTVHLLQAFPDVAEHYRRRFRHVLVDEYQDTNHAQYVLVRELVGTGEGPVPPAELCVVGDADQSIYAFRGATIRNIDEFERDYPQATTILLEQNYRSSQRILRAANQVIARNTARRPKNLWTDAGDGELIEGYVAENEHDEAAWVAEQIDALVDEGTARPADIAVFYRTNNASRVFEEVFIRVGMPYKVVGGVRFYERREVRDALAYLKLVANPADVVSLRRVINVPKRGIGEKAESCIESFADRERIAFGSALRRCSEVTTLAARSRKAIEEFVALLEEFEQLVETGSGPAALLESILDRTGYLAELQASTDPQDEGRVDNLNELISVAAEFEAANPGGSVTDFLEQVSLVADADQIPVSGDDAGVVTLMTLHTAKGLEFPVVFLSGMEDGVFPHLRALGDPRELEEERRLAYVGITRARQRLFLSRATVRTSWGQPAYNPPSRFLDELPGDTVHWAGGEPLPAPSTGYRSAQQRVAATGLSTGGLRGGAGNRAVISVDVGDRVSHDAFGLGTVVEVTGVGDKAQATVDFGSGGTKRLVLRYAPLVKL from the coding sequence ATGAGCAGCGCCCAGCAGGCCCTCCCGGGCACCGCCTCCCTCCCGCGTTCGGCGACCGGCCAGGTGGGGCGGGAGCTGGACCGCATGCTGGCCGGCCTCAACGGCCCGCAGCGCCAGGCCGTCGTCCACGAGGGGAGCCCGCTGCTCATCGTCGCCGGCGCCGGGTCGGGCAAGACCCGGGTGCTCACCCACCGCATCGCCTACCTGCTCGGTGCCCGCGGCGTGCAGCCCGGCGAGGTCCTGGCGATCACGTTCACCAACAAGGCCGCCGGGGAGATGAAGGAGCGGGTCGCCGCCCTGGTCGGGCCGCGCGCCCGCGCGATGTGGGTGTCGACGTTCCACTCGATGTGCGTGCGCATCCTGCGCGCCGAGGCGGCCAAACTCGGCATGAAGTCGTCGTTCACCATCTACGACCAGGGCGACTCCGTCCGGCTGATGACCATGGTCGCCCGCGACCTGGACCTCGACGCCAAGCGCTACCCCGGCCGCAGCCTGGCCGCGCAGGTGTCCAACCTGAAGAACGAGCTGGTCGACGAGGAGTCCTTCACCCCGGCCACCGCGCCGGAGAAGGTGCTCGCCGAGGCGTACACGCTCTACCAGCGACGGCTGCGCGAGGCGCACGCCATGGACTTCGACGACCTGATCATGACGACGGTGCACCTGCTGCAGGCCTTCCCGGACGTCGCCGAGCACTACCGCCGCCGCTTCCGGCACGTGCTGGTCGACGAGTACCAGGACACCAACCACGCGCAGTACGTGCTGGTCCGCGAGCTGGTGGGCACCGGCGAGGGTCCGGTGCCGCCGGCCGAGCTGTGCGTCGTCGGCGACGCCGACCAGTCGATCTACGCCTTCCGCGGCGCGACGATCCGCAACATCGACGAGTTCGAGCGCGACTACCCGCAGGCCACCACGATCCTGCTCGAGCAGAACTACCGGTCCAGCCAGCGGATCCTGCGGGCGGCCAACCAGGTCATCGCCCGGAACACCGCACGGCGCCCCAAGAACCTGTGGACCGACGCCGGCGACGGCGAGCTGATCGAGGGCTACGTCGCGGAGAACGAGCACGACGAGGCCGCGTGGGTCGCCGAGCAGATCGACGCGCTGGTCGACGAGGGCACGGCGAGGCCCGCGGACATCGCCGTCTTCTACCGGACCAACAACGCCTCCCGCGTCTTCGAGGAGGTGTTCATCCGCGTCGGCATGCCGTACAAGGTCGTCGGCGGGGTGCGCTTCTACGAGCGCCGGGAGGTCCGCGACGCGCTGGCCTACCTCAAGCTGGTCGCCAACCCGGCCGACGTGGTGAGCCTGCGCCGGGTGATCAACGTGCCCAAGCGGGGGATCGGGGAGAAGGCCGAGTCCTGCATCGAGTCCTTCGCCGACCGGGAGCGGATCGCGTTCGGCTCGGCGCTGCGCCGCTGCTCGGAGGTCACCACGTTGGCGGCGCGCTCGCGGAAGGCGATCGAGGAGTTCGTCGCGCTGCTGGAGGAGTTCGAGCAGCTGGTCGAGACCGGCTCGGGCCCGGCCGCGCTGCTGGAGAGCATCCTGGACCGCACCGGCTACCTCGCCGAGCTGCAGGCCAGCACCGACCCGCAGGACGAGGGCCGCGTCGACAACCTCAACGAGCTCATCTCGGTGGCCGCGGAGTTCGAGGCGGCCAACCCCGGTGGTTCGGTCACCGACTTCCTCGAGCAGGTCTCCCTCGTCGCCGACGCCGACCAGATCCCGGTCTCCGGGGACGACGCCGGCGTGGTCACGCTGATGACCCTGCACACCGCCAAGGGCCTGGAGTTCCCGGTCGTCTTCCTGAGCGGCATGGAGGACGGCGTCTTCCCGCACCTGCGCGCCCTCGGTGACCCGCGCGAGCTGGAGGAGGAGCGCCGGCTGGCCTACGTCGGCATCACCCGCGCCCGGCAGCGGCTGTTCCTCTCCCGCGCCACGGTGCGCACCAGCTGGGGGCAGCCGGCCTACAACCCGCCGTCCCGGTTCCTCGACGAGCTGCCGGGCGACACCGTGCACTGGGCGGGCGGGGAGCCGCTGCCCGCGCCGAGCACCGGGTACCGCTCGGCGCAGCAGCGGGTGGCGGCCACCGGGCTGTCCACCGGCGGCCTGCGCGGCGGCGCGGGCAACCGGGCGGTCATCTCCGTCGACGTCGGCGACCGGGTCAGCCACGACGCGTTCGGGCTGGGCACCGTCGTGGAGGTCACCGGGGTGGGCGACAAGGCGCAGGCGACGGTCGACTTCGGCTCCGGCGGCACCAAGCGCCTCGTCCTGCGCTACGCCCCGCTCGTGAAGCTCTGA
- a CDS encoding chorismate mutase has translation MTTTTTPADERIAELRGEIDRCDGEIIALVQRRLAVSQEIGELRRTAGGTRLSLAREQQVIARFQDALGPEGAALGMVLLRRGRGRL, from the coding sequence ATGACCACCACCACGACCCCCGCCGACGAGCGCATCGCCGAGCTGCGCGGGGAGATCGACCGCTGCGACGGCGAGATCATCGCGCTGGTGCAGCGCCGGCTGGCCGTGTCGCAGGAGATCGGCGAGCTGCGCCGCACCGCCGGCGGCACCCGGCTGTCCCTCGCCCGCGAGCAGCAGGTGATCGCCCGCTTCCAGGACGCCCTCGGCCCCGAGGGCGCGGCGCTGGGCATGGTGCTGCTGCGCCGGGGCCGGGGCCGGCTCTAG
- a CDS encoding PIG-L deacetylase family protein → MTVPPPRKPAEHVERALCVLAHPDDVDFGSAGTVATWTAAGTEVTYCIVTDGDAGGFDDTPRERMGPLRRAEQEAAAKAVGVTDVRFLGHPDGRLELTLDLRRDISRVIRQVRPQRVLTSSPERFWERIGASHPDHMTVGESTLRAVYPDARNPFAFPELLADEGLEAWTVAEVWLGASPRADHVVDVTDVVELKFAALKSHVTQVSHMTDLESFVTDWMRQTGRRMGLPDGRLGEAFHVVHTA, encoded by the coding sequence GTGACCGTGCCCCCGCCCCGGAAGCCCGCCGAGCACGTCGAGCGGGCGCTGTGCGTGCTCGCCCACCCGGACGACGTCGACTTCGGCAGCGCCGGCACCGTCGCCACCTGGACGGCGGCCGGCACCGAGGTCACCTACTGCATCGTCACCGACGGCGACGCCGGCGGTTTCGACGACACCCCGCGGGAGCGGATGGGGCCGCTGCGGCGCGCCGAGCAGGAGGCGGCGGCCAAGGCGGTCGGCGTGACCGACGTCCGGTTCCTCGGCCACCCCGACGGCCGGCTGGAGCTGACCCTCGACCTGCGGCGCGACATCAGCCGGGTGATCCGCCAGGTGCGCCCGCAGCGGGTGCTGACCAGTTCCCCGGAGCGGTTCTGGGAGCGCATCGGCGCCAGCCACCCCGACCACATGACCGTGGGCGAGTCGACGCTGCGGGCCGTCTACCCCGACGCGCGCAACCCCTTCGCGTTCCCCGAGCTGCTGGCCGACGAGGGGCTGGAGGCCTGGACGGTCGCCGAGGTGTGGCTGGGCGCCAGCCCGCGCGCCGACCACGTCGTCGACGTCACCGACGTCGTCGAGCTGAAGTTCGCCGCACTGAAGAGCCACGTCACCCAGGTCAGCCACATGACCGACCTCGAGTCCTTCGTCACCGACTGGATGCGCCAGACCGGGCGCCGGATGGGGCTGCCCGACGGCCGGCTCGGCGAGGCCTTCCACGTCGTGCACACCGCCTGA
- a CDS encoding acetamidase/formamidase family protein: MTLTPPHPTADRPDPAAAAELLERGLGRRTFVQATLAAGAVLAAGVTAASPAVASPRGRTRLPGEVLQPGRGPIDGEVYLPSRVDEVYWGYLPRVGDAAVARVRSGGTLTVDTVSHEGVLEDQGRDPVAWFGSRGVPREQVLDDAVAVAAGYDRHARDFDADGPHVVTGPVHVEGARPGDVLKIEPLTALPRVPYGVVSSRHGKGALARQFADNPPADITLAEVMPPVGTDGRATGDPTRYGNVSHLTPLSTGRGGTTVASLPRGRRGTVSWPVAPFAGLMAVATVSDAPTLDDPLVNSIPPTLGGGNIDVNLLTVGSAFYVPVVAEGALFSVGDPHMSMGSGEAALTALEGSLRLTFRLTVCKPGSGDAPSVAFGYPFGETPDAWVTIGLSDPDGSRGGQGGDLDVANRRATVNALDFLQHDLGMDRSVAYAYLSAAVDFTVSQVVDRTVGVHGTIPKSHFR, from the coding sequence GTGACCCTGACCCCGCCGCACCCGACCGCCGACCGTCCGGACCCGGCCGCGGCCGCCGAGCTGCTCGAGCGCGGGCTGGGGCGGCGGACCTTCGTCCAGGCCACGCTGGCCGCCGGGGCGGTCCTGGCGGCCGGGGTGACCGCGGCGTCCCCCGCGGTGGCCTCCCCCCGCGGCCGCACCCGGCTGCCCGGCGAGGTCCTGCAGCCGGGCCGCGGGCCCATCGACGGTGAGGTGTACCTGCCGTCGCGGGTGGACGAGGTCTACTGGGGCTACCTGCCGCGCGTCGGTGACGCCGCAGTCGCACGGGTCCGGTCGGGCGGCACGCTCACCGTGGACACGGTCAGCCACGAGGGGGTCCTGGAGGACCAGGGCCGCGACCCGGTGGCCTGGTTCGGCAGCAGGGGCGTGCCCCGCGAGCAGGTGCTCGACGACGCCGTGGCGGTGGCCGCGGGGTACGACCGGCACGCCCGCGACTTCGACGCCGACGGCCCGCACGTGGTCACCGGCCCCGTGCACGTCGAGGGCGCCCGGCCCGGCGACGTCCTGAAGATCGAGCCGCTGACCGCCCTGCCGCGCGTTCCCTACGGCGTCGTGTCCAGCCGGCACGGCAAGGGCGCGCTGGCCCGCCAGTTCGCCGACAACCCGCCGGCGGACATCACCCTCGCCGAGGTCATGCCGCCGGTGGGCACCGACGGCCGCGCGACAGGGGACCCGACCCGGTACGGCAACGTCTCCCACCTCACCCCGCTGTCCACCGGCCGCGGCGGGACGACGGTCGCCTCGCTCCCCCGCGGCCGGCGCGGCACGGTGTCCTGGCCGGTCGCCCCGTTCGCCGGCCTCATGGCGGTGGCCACGGTCAGCGACGCCCCGACGCTGGACGACCCGCTGGTCAACTCCATCCCGCCCACGCTGGGCGGCGGCAACATCGACGTGAACCTGCTGACCGTCGGCTCGGCCTTCTACGTGCCCGTGGTGGCCGAGGGGGCGCTGTTCTCCGTCGGCGACCCGCACATGTCCATGGGCAGCGGCGAGGCCGCGCTCACCGCGCTGGAGGGGTCGCTGCGGCTCACCTTCCGGCTCACCGTCTGCAAGCCCGGCTCCGGCGACGCGCCGTCGGTCGCCTTCGGCTACCCCTTCGGCGAGACCCCGGACGCCTGGGTGACGATCGGCCTGTCCGACCCCGACGGCTCGCGGGGCGGCCAGGGCGGCGACCTCGACGTCGCCAACCGGCGGGCGACGGTCAACGCGCTGGACTTCCTGCAGCACGACCTCGGCATGGACCGGTCGGTGGCCTACGCCTACCTGTCGGCGGCCGTGGACTTCACGGTCTCGCAGGTGGTCGACCGCACCGTCGGCGTGCACGGCACGATCCCCAAGAGCCACTTCCGGTGA
- a CDS encoding response regulator transcription factor, producing the protein MSTTVSPGASGRPAVFLVDDHAMVRTGVRAELGGAVDVVGEAADVAGAVDGIRRTVPDVVLLDVHLPGGGGRAVLDTLRAELPTVRWLALSVSDAAEDVIAVIRAGARGYVTKTISGPDLRDAVARVADGDVVFSPRLAGFVLDAFAASTPSPEPADPATDPGLDLLSAREREVMQLLARGYTYREIGSRLFISVKTVESHASNVLRKLQLSNRNELTRWAATNRLL; encoded by the coding sequence GTGAGCACGACCGTGTCCCCGGGCGCGTCCGGTCGCCCGGCCGTCTTCCTCGTGGACGACCACGCCATGGTGCGCACCGGCGTCCGCGCCGAGCTCGGCGGCGCCGTGGACGTCGTCGGGGAGGCCGCCGACGTCGCGGGCGCCGTCGACGGGATCCGCCGGACCGTGCCCGACGTCGTCCTGCTCGACGTCCACCTGCCCGGCGGCGGGGGACGGGCGGTGCTGGACACGCTGCGCGCCGAGCTGCCCACCGTGCGCTGGCTGGCGCTGTCGGTGTCCGACGCCGCCGAGGACGTCATCGCCGTCATCCGCGCCGGCGCCCGCGGCTACGTCACCAAGACCATCTCCGGGCCGGACCTGCGCGACGCCGTCGCCCGGGTCGCCGACGGGGACGTGGTGTTCAGCCCGCGGTTGGCCGGCTTCGTGCTCGACGCCTTCGCCGCGTCGACGCCCTCCCCGGAGCCGGCGGACCCGGCCACCGACCCCGGGCTGGACCTGCTCAGCGCCCGCGAGCGGGAGGTCATGCAGCTGCTGGCGCGCGGCTACACCTACCGGGAGATCGGCTCGCGGCTGTTCATCTCGGTGAAGACGGTGGAGTCGCACGCGTCCAACGTGCTGCGCAAGCTGCAGCTGTCCAACCGCAACGAGCTCACCCGCTGGGCGGCCACCAACCGGCTGCTGTGA
- a CDS encoding PspC domain-containing protein — MTTPLPVRPRLVRPRSGRLLAGVSAGTARHLRTDPLVVRVAFVVLASAGIGVVAYALLWFFVPVADADAEAAAEVPGPVEEPSHRQTLGLGLLGVGALLAVTNLGTWGGGDLVLPLLLVGVGLTVIWRQLDTDRTLSGPGVRWLLAGGVALGVAGLVLLLATTGQLANARNGFSATLVILAGVALATAPVWRRLLASREAERTARVRSEERAAVAAHLHDSVLQTLALIQRHADDATAVSRLARGQERELRTWLYEPAVASGGGTWAALVSGVVAEVEADHALTVESVVVGDAPLDDALTALGAATREALVNAAKHSGAAAADLYTEVGPQRVAVFVRDRGAGFDPAAVPGDRRGLRDSVSGRLTRLGGTAVVRSAPGEGTEVELCLPRERAVA, encoded by the coding sequence GTGACCACGCCCCTGCCCGTGCGCCCGCGCCTGGTGCGCCCGCGCTCGGGGCGGCTGCTGGCCGGCGTCTCCGCGGGGACGGCCCGCCACCTGCGGACCGACCCGCTCGTCGTGCGGGTGGCCTTCGTGGTGCTCGCCTCCGCGGGCATCGGCGTGGTGGCCTACGCCCTGCTGTGGTTCTTCGTGCCGGTCGCGGACGCCGACGCCGAGGCCGCCGCCGAGGTGCCCGGGCCGGTCGAGGAGCCCAGCCACCGGCAGACGCTGGGCCTCGGCCTGCTCGGCGTCGGCGCGCTGCTCGCGGTCACCAACCTGGGCACCTGGGGCGGCGGCGACCTGGTGCTGCCGCTGCTGCTGGTCGGCGTCGGGCTGACCGTCATCTGGCGCCAGCTGGACACCGACCGCACCCTGTCCGGCCCCGGCGTCCGCTGGCTGCTCGCCGGCGGGGTGGCCCTCGGCGTGGCCGGCCTGGTGCTGCTGCTGGCCACCACCGGGCAGCTGGCCAACGCCCGCAACGGCTTCAGCGCGACCCTGGTCATCCTGGCCGGCGTCGCGCTGGCCACCGCGCCGGTGTGGCGCCGGCTGCTCGCCTCCCGCGAGGCCGAGCGCACCGCCCGGGTGCGCTCGGAGGAGCGGGCTGCCGTCGCCGCCCACCTGCACGACTCGGTGCTGCAGACCCTCGCCCTCATCCAGCGGCACGCCGACGACGCCACCGCGGTGTCCCGGCTGGCCCGCGGCCAGGAGCGCGAGCTGCGCACCTGGCTCTACGAACCGGCGGTCGCCTCCGGCGGAGGCACCTGGGCGGCGCTGGTCTCCGGCGTGGTCGCCGAGGTGGAGGCCGATCACGCGCTGACCGTCGAGTCGGTCGTCGTGGGCGACGCGCCGCTGGACGACGCCCTCACCGCCCTGGGGGCAGCCACCCGCGAGGCGCTGGTCAACGCGGCCAAGCACTCCGGCGCCGCCGCGGCCGACCTCTACACCGAGGTCGGCCCCCAGCGGGTCGCCGTCTTCGTCCGCGACCGCGGCGCCGGGTTCGACCCCGCCGCCGTCCCCGGCGACCGGCGCGGGCTGCGCGACTCGGTCTCCGGCCGGCTCACCCGCCTCGGCGGCACGGCGGTGGTGCGCTCGGCACCCGGGGAGGGCACCGAGGTGGAGCTGTGCCTGCCCCGCGAACGGGCGGTCGCGTGA
- a CDS encoding PspC domain-containing protein — protein sequence MTSAPPPAPPSADPPAGALPLPPGPPVRPSLRRSRSDKVLGGVSGGLAEYSGVDPLLWRVGFVALALAGPGVPVYLLLWLFTPAGPRSGQPRSARPAGPRSPVPGLTLAALLIVVGLLAGVTALTSWDVGPVGFLAPALAVVGLGLVAAAFTGGRRGRGGLVALGVVLSVALVGATADWPEGEGGVGDRTERPLRVADVQPVYDGGIGDLTLDLSDLDLSDLDDPVTTRVAAGVGDVEVLVPEGADVEVEVDRSVGDVDVLDLDSGTGFSRGDGPATWSGDDVPEIVLTVDAGVGDVEVDRA from the coding sequence ATGACATCCGCACCGCCCCCCGCTCCCCCGTCGGCGGACCCGCCGGCGGGGGCGCTCCCCCTGCCGCCCGGTCCCCCGGTGCGGCCGTCGCTGCGCCGCAGTCGCAGCGACAAGGTCCTCGGCGGCGTCTCCGGTGGACTGGCCGAGTACAGCGGCGTCGACCCCCTGCTGTGGCGGGTCGGCTTCGTCGCGCTGGCCCTCGCCGGCCCCGGCGTGCCGGTCTACCTGCTGCTGTGGCTGTTCACGCCGGCCGGGCCCCGCTCGGGGCAGCCGCGGTCGGCCCGCCCGGCCGGGCCCCGATCCCCCGTACCCGGCCTGACCCTGGCCGCCCTGCTCATCGTCGTCGGGCTGCTCGCCGGGGTGACCGCCCTGACCAGCTGGGACGTCGGCCCGGTCGGCTTCCTCGCCCCGGCGCTGGCCGTGGTCGGGCTGGGCCTGGTCGCCGCCGCCTTCACCGGCGGCCGGCGGGGCAGGGGCGGGCTCGTCGCGCTGGGCGTCGTCCTGTCGGTGGCGCTGGTCGGCGCCACCGCCGACTGGCCGGAGGGCGAGGGGGGCGTCGGCGACCGCACGGAGCGGCCGCTGCGCGTCGCCGACGTGCAGCCGGTCTACGACGGCGGGATCGGTGACCTGACGCTGGACCTCTCCGACCTCGACCTGAGCGACCTCGACGACCCGGTCACGACCAGGGTGGCGGCCGGGGTCGGGGACGTGGAGGTCCTGGTGCCCGAGGGGGCCGACGTCGAGGTCGAGGTGGATCGCAGCGTTGGTGACGTGGACGTCCTCGACCTGGACTCCGGGACCGGGTTCTCCCGCGGCGACGGCCCCGCCACCTGGAGCGGGGACGACGTCCCCGAGATCGTGCTGACCGTCGACGCCGGCGTCGGCGACGTGGAGGTGGACCGTGCCTGA
- a CDS encoding dienelactone hydrolase family protein, producing MLVVDQYEGRVFDDYDEAGAHAERVGFPALMAAAVDAVAGLPDGFVAAGFSNGAGMAEYVATRRRCAGLLLFSGALPLDLLGDLPWPTGLRAQLHHTVDDPFRRQEWIDRVVADAARAGGHVEAHDYDGSGHLFTDPSLPGEYDAGAAELLWQRALGFVDGL from the coding sequence GTGCTGGTCGTCGACCAGTACGAGGGGCGGGTCTTCGACGACTACGACGAGGCAGGGGCACACGCCGAGCGGGTCGGTTTCCCGGCGCTCATGGCCGCGGCGGTGGACGCGGTCGCCGGCCTCCCCGACGGCTTCGTGGCGGCCGGCTTCTCCAACGGCGCCGGCATGGCCGAGTACGTGGCCACCCGACGGCGCTGCGCCGGGCTGCTGCTGTTCTCCGGCGCGCTGCCGCTCGACCTGCTCGGGGACCTCCCCTGGCCGACCGGTCTGCGGGCCCAGCTCCACCACACCGTCGACGACCCCTTCCGGCGGCAGGAGTGGATCGACCGGGTGGTGGCCGACGCGGCCCGCGCCGGCGGCCACGTGGAGGCACACGACTACGACGGCAGCGGCCACCTGTTCACCGACCCGAGCCTGCCGGGCGAGTACGACGCCGGGGCCGCGGAGCTGCTGTGGCAGCGCGCCCTCGGGTTCGTCGACGGGCTCTGA
- the guaA gene encoding glutamine-hydrolyzing GMP synthase yields the protein MDFPTVLVVDFGAQYAQLIARRIREAGVYSEIVPSDVPAEEIVARKPAAIVLSGGPSSVYAEGAPRVDPALFEAGVPAFGICYGFQAMADSLGGTVARTGDREYGGTPLTVTTAGRLFGALPVEQSVWMSHGDAVSAAPPGFTVTATSTGAPVAAFEDVDRRLAGVQFHPEVRHTAHGQTVLEHFLFDIAGLEPTWTMANVVEEQVERIRAQVGDRRALCALSGGVDSAVAAALVQRAVGDRLTCVYVDHGLMREGETEQIERDFVAVTGADLRVVDAREQFLAALAGVSDPEQKRKVIGREFIRVFEQAALDVVHDAQTHGETVDFLVQGTLYPDVVESGGGTGTANIKSHHNVGGLPEDLTFTLVEPLRTLFKDEVREVGLRLGLPESLVWRQPFPGPGLGIRIVGEVTADRLDVLRRADAIARAELTAAGLDREIWQCPVVLLADVRSVGVQGDGRTYGHPVVLRPVSSEDAMTADWTRLPYDVLARISTRITNEVEEVNRVVLDVTSKPPGTIEWE from the coding sequence ATGGACTTCCCGACCGTCCTGGTCGTCGACTTCGGCGCGCAGTACGCCCAGCTCATCGCCCGGCGGATCCGCGAGGCCGGGGTCTACTCCGAGATCGTGCCCTCCGACGTCCCGGCCGAGGAGATCGTGGCCCGCAAGCCGGCGGCGATCGTGCTCTCCGGCGGGCCCTCCAGCGTCTACGCCGAGGGTGCTCCGCGCGTCGACCCGGCGCTGTTCGAGGCCGGCGTCCCGGCGTTCGGCATCTGCTACGGCTTCCAGGCGATGGCCGACTCGCTCGGCGGCACGGTGGCCCGCACCGGTGACCGGGAGTACGGCGGCACCCCGCTGACGGTGACCACGGCCGGCCGGCTGTTCGGCGCGCTGCCGGTCGAGCAGTCGGTGTGGATGAGCCACGGGGACGCCGTCAGCGCTGCCCCGCCCGGGTTCACGGTGACCGCCACCTCCACCGGTGCGCCGGTCGCGGCCTTCGAGGACGTCGACCGGAGGCTGGCCGGCGTGCAGTTCCACCCCGAGGTGCGGCACACCGCGCACGGCCAGACGGTGCTGGAGCACTTCCTGTTCGACATCGCCGGACTCGAGCCGACCTGGACGATGGCCAACGTCGTCGAGGAGCAGGTCGAGCGCATCCGCGCGCAGGTGGGCGACCGGCGGGCGCTGTGCGCGCTGTCCGGCGGGGTCGACTCCGCGGTGGCCGCCGCGCTGGTGCAGCGCGCCGTCGGCGACCGGCTGACCTGCGTCTACGTCGACCACGGGCTCATGCGCGAGGGCGAGACCGAGCAGATCGAGCGGGACTTCGTCGCCGTCACCGGCGCGGACCTGCGGGTGGTCGACGCCCGCGAGCAGTTCCTCGCCGCGCTGGCCGGCGTCAGCGACCCGGAGCAGAAGCGCAAGGTCATCGGCCGGGAGTTCATCCGCGTCTTCGAGCAGGCCGCGCTCGACGTCGTCCACGACGCGCAGACCCACGGGGAGACCGTCGACTTCCTCGTGCAGGGCACGCTGTACCCCGACGTCGTCGAGTCCGGCGGTGGCACCGGGACGGCGAACATCAAGAGCCACCACAACGTCGGCGGGCTGCCCGAGGACCTCACCTTCACCCTGGTCGAGCCGCTGCGCACGCTGTTCAAGGACGAGGTGCGCGAGGTCGGCCTGCGCCTCGGGCTGCCCGAGTCGCTGGTGTGGCGCCAGCCGTTCCCCGGCCCCGGGCTGGGCATCCGGATCGTCGGCGAGGTCACCGCCGACCGGCTGGACGTGCTGCGGCGGGCCGACGCGATCGCGCGTGCCGAGCTCACCGCGGCCGGTCTGGACCGGGAGATCTGGCAGTGCCCGGTGGTGCTGCTGGCCGACGTCCGCTCGGTCGGCGTGCAGGGCGACGGGCGCACCTACGGCCACCCGGTGGTGCTGCGGCCGGTGTCCAGTGAGGACGCGATGACCGCCGACTGGACCCGGCTGCCCTACGACGTGCTGGCCCGCATCTCCACCCGGATCACCAACGAGGTGGAAGAGGTGAACCGGGTGGTGCTCGACGTGACCAGCAAGCCACCGGGCACCATCGAGTGGGAGTAG